The following proteins come from a genomic window of Dreissena polymorpha isolate Duluth1 chromosome 1, UMN_Dpol_1.0, whole genome shotgun sequence:
- the LOC127851178 gene encoding metalloproteinase inhibitor 3-like — MRWLSSVTVGLVVLCCWRTVDSCRCGIVREEDRLCHFAEFVIIATVESSSVVGDDRVYNVNILRDLKGTVLKGPSKVYTSTEGSLCGADLQLQTVYLLAGSYVDNHLYLGLCHVSRELTADEANSYVLPKCSDIVFPG, encoded by the exons ATGAGGTGGCTAAGTTCTGTTACAGTAGGGTTGGTGGTGCTTTGTTGTTGGCGGACAGTTGACTCCTGTCGTTGTGGAATCGTTAGAGAGGAGGATCGTTTGTGTCATTTTGCGGAATTCG TAATAATTGCTACGGTGGAGTCTTCGTCGGTAGTCGGCGACGACCGTGTCTATAATGTCAACATACTCCGAGACTTAAAG GGAACGGTGCTGAAGGGTCCGTCAAAGGTTTACACTTCAACGGAAGGATCCTTATGTGGAGCTGATCTGCAACTCCAGACGGTGTACCTTTTGGCAG GGTCCTATGTAGACAACCACCTGTATCTTGGATTGTGCCACGTGAGCAGAGAACTGACTGCAGACGAGGCTAATTCATACGTGCTACCAAAATGCTCTGATATTGTGTTTCCTGGATAA
- the LOC127851208 gene encoding metalloproteinase inhibitor 3-like, which translates to MNIAYVLLALSAAVFCPGEACRCGIVEEKDRFCRAEWGMIGHVVSSTVVGDERVFGVIVRGSLKGNTGYSFLRVYTSTVGSLCGVKLGVNKDYLLAGSINQQRLYLGLCSIVRELTSAELLTYRPPPC; encoded by the exons ATGAATATTGCCTACGTGTTGTTGGCGTTGTCGGCTGCAGTATTCTGCCCCGGAGAAGCATGCAGATGCGGAATTGTGGAAGAAAAAGACAGATTTTGCAGAGCTGAATGGg GAATGATTGGCCATGTCGTGTCATCTACTGTTGTTGGTGATGAACGCGTATTCGGTGTCATAGTTCGAGGGAGCCTAAAG GGTAACACTGGATACTCTTTCTTGCGAGTCTACACATCCACGGTCGGCTCATTGTGTGGGGTTAAATTGGGCGTTAATAAAGACTATCTGCTCGCTG GTTCCATTAATCAGCAACGCCTTTATCTGGGACTGTGCAGTATCGTTAGAGAGTTGACAAGCGCAGAGTTGCTAACATACAGACCACCACCTTGTTAA
- the LOC127851187 gene encoding metalloproteinase inhibitor 3-like, with product MVNIHLIITLFAGLLYYGEACRCDTGDEIKLFCRAEFAITAYVNSSQVVNDERIFTVHALRDLKGYSLYGVQKVFTPTEGSLCGVSLNTQTYYLLAGTYTDDKRLHLGLCNVAREMTILELVHYRPPDCK from the exons ATGGTCAACATACACTTGATCATAACCCTTTTCGCAGGATTGTTATATTACGGGGAAGCTTGTAGATGTGACACCGGAGACGAAATAAAACTGTTTTGTAGAGCGGAGTTCG CTATAACAGCGTATGTGAACTCTTCCCAAGTAGTCAATGATGAACGGATCTTTACTGTTCACGCTCTCAGAGATTTAAAG GGATATTCTCTGTATGGTGTACAAAAGGTCTTCACACCTACAGAAGGATCGCTTTGCGGTGTCTCCTTGAACACACAGACGTACTATCTTCTCGCGG GTACATACACAGATGACAAGCGCCTGCACCTAGGATTGTGTAATGTCGCAAGAGAAATGACAATTCTGGAACTTGTCCACTATCGTCCACCTGATTGTAAATAA